The genomic DNA TCAATTTTGTGTTCCTTCACAACagcaacagacacacacacacacacacacacacacaacttgccCATCTCTTTAGGGTTTCATTGTTTGGACATTTGTCTGTAGTTTATTGGTGACCTCAGCCCGCAATGCCAGTCTGTCAGACTTTTCCTCAGACTCCTAATTACTGGTGCCCTCTGGTTGCAGAGCTGTAGGGGTGCTGTACCTGTGTAGGGTAGAAGGAGCTTTGGATTGGTCAGGGTGGCACTTGGCTATGTCAGGGTCCCTCATTCCGTGTAAAGGATAGAACCTCAGGCAAAAGTATGTACATCTGTTGATtgacactgtttttgtttgttttttgttctgcttCTAAGGAAGTGGGAAAACTCTTGCCTTTGCCATTCCAATGATTCATGCGGTGCTGCAGTGGCAGGTGAAGAAGAAGCCTATCCCAGCTCTAAGTAACACAGGAGCACCACTTGGGAAGACCAGTAATGAGGCTGGCGTTGAGACAGGATCACCAGGCAGGGCTGGAACTGAGTCTGGAGCTTTGCCTGCTGAGATTGGAAGCACTGCCCAGGGAGGCTGGAGCGAAGGCTAGAGCACCACGCAGCCAGGCAAGAGCCAAGATTGGAGCTACAGTCTCAGACCAGGTGCTGCCCtcctgtgatgatgatgatgatgatgccggTGAAGGACCttcttccctgatcagggagacGCCCATTCCCAAACAGGATGAAAACAAGGAGGACAGGCTTGATGAAGAGCAGACTAGAAAGTTCAAACAAGAATTGGGTGGCAGAATTGCACATCCAAGGCGTCCTCTGCTTGGACTGGTTCTGGCTCCCACTCGAGAGCTAGCCGTTCAAGTCAAACAACACATTGATGCTGTGGCCAAGTTTACAGGTGAGGTTTAATTCCGTTTAATAAATGTTGCCTGAAAGGATTCCAGTAGCTGGGGTGGCAGAGGTGAATCAGCTGTGCCCGCCCACTAGGGGGAATCTTTCTCTCCTGCCAGAGAATTAAGCCCGACAGAAAACTGTTTGAGTGACACATTCTTTATTCTCCCAAGGATAACACATAGCTAATGCTATTCTAGCTGCATAGGAAATTGGTTAACTTACTGGATACAGTAGATACTTGGGGCAGCGTTTGGCAAACCactgtttgggtttcttttttttttttttttttgtaaataaagtgctGCCACACCCACTTATTTACATATGTCTATGGTCACTTTTGCATCACCAATGCAGAGCGGAATAGAGGTAGTAATTGTACAGAGACCATTTAGCCCACAGGGCCAAAAATGTTTACTGTTGGAAaggtttgctgactcctgccttAGGGCATTAGAACTTAACTTTTTCAGGGAATTCTTTGGGAAAGGCTGCAGAGTCGGGGTTTCAATTTTATAGTAAAAGGAGCAGTTACTTATCAAGCTCTGACTGTGTATTACAAGGCACTTTACTAAGCGCTTTGCttgcatgatcctttgtgttcctTCCATACTGTCTACCTTGCGAAGTCCTCCactagagaggagaagagaacacTAGCCATCAGAGGAGattcagtttaattttaattgaggGGCATGGGCAGGAACTCCTAGGGGAGGTGTGTCACAGCTACAAGTTACATCTTTCCCAGCACTGTGGTGCACCACTGCTCATTTTTTCCAGAGCTTTGGATGTCAccatgcctgggttcaaatccagcccTACTGGTGTGGTTGGAGgggaaagagtagaaaaaaatgaggttGGGGAAATAGTCAGGGCCTAGATCATAGAAGACCTGGTAAGCCCTCTAGCAATGGCATCAACAGGGCAAGCCAGCTCTTAGCAGCCCCCTGGAGAGGGGAGCTGTGCTGGTGACTGGCAGCCTTTACTAATCTGGGGGCGCCTGTGTCAGCATTGGAAGAACTGAGCAATTAGTCTGAATAACAGTGTCCCTTTTGTTTTGTGTACCATAGGCATTAAAACTGCTATTTTGGTTGGTggaatgtccacacagaaacagcAGAGGATGCTGAACCGTCAGCCTGAGATTGTGATTGCCACTCCAGGCCGGCTGTGGGAGCTAGTTAAAGAAAAGCACCCTCATTTGAGCAACCTTCGGCAGCTCAGGTGAGAAACAGTACCTCCCCCTTGCCCCCACCCCCTGTTCTGAAGCGGACCTGAGGTGACATGGTACAGTGTGCAGTGCCTTCTCCCTGTTACAAAGTGCCATGGTGTGGTACTAGCCAGACTTGGGCCTTTAGAAAACCGAGCATGTGTGAGGGAGATTGGTTGAGggccctgggggtggtggggtggtagAGTATGCTGTGGATGACTCCTCTTACCTGCTGCTAACCAGGTGATGTGGGTCTGTCTGGATCCGTAGGTGCCTGGTGGTCGATGAGGCTGACCGCATGGTTGAGAAAGGCCACTTTGCTGAGCTCTCAAAGCTGCTAGAGATGCTCAGTGATTCCCAGTACAACCCAAAGAGACAGACACTTGTTTTTTCGGCCACGCTGACCCTGGTACATCAAGCTCCTGCTCGAATCCTTCACAAGAAGCACGCtaagaaaattgacaaaactgCCAAACTTGACCTCCTCATGCAGAAGATTGGCATGAGGGGCAAGCCCAAGGTCATCGACCTTACAAGAAAGGAGGCCACGGTAGAGACACTTACAGAGACCAAGATCCATTGTGAGACTGATGAGAAAGACTTATATCTGCACTACTTCCTGATGCAGTATGCAGGCCGCACCTTAGTGTTTGCCAACAGTATCTCCTGCATCAAACGCCTCTCTGGGCTCCTCAAAGTCCTGGATATCATGCCACTGACCCTACATGCCTGCATGCAccagaagcagaggctcagaaacCTGGAGCAGTTTGCCCATCTGGAGGAGTAAGTCAGGCCTGCGCACAGATTAGCCATTGGGTCTAGGTCACCAGGATGGTGGGAAGCTACCTTCTCTCGTGGGAGCCTTATCGGTAGaaggtagccttttttttttgcacagcgTGAGGCAGGCTTACTCTCATCTAGTACATTTGGTTGCTGGGAATGCCCAACAGAAACTTCTTTAATAATGAGTAATGGTGACAATAATACCTATTATTATTGAACACTTAACAACAGATTAAGTATTGTGCTTGCATTTTAGATACATTATTACATTCATTCACTTGTAACATCCTTGAGAAGAAGAATAGAGtcatggttaagagcacagactggaAGCGGACTGCTTGAGATCAAATCCTGGCTGTGTCACTTCTAGCTGGTCAGAttactttgtgtttcagttttctcataatcAGTATAATAATAGAAGTTATGGCAGAGGGTTGCTCTGAGGAGTAAGTGAACTTATGCATTTGAAGTGTtcggaacagtgcttggcacatggtatgaGCTTGCTAAATGTTAGCTTTAATACTTACCACttgtcattattcttattttatagattaaaaaaagtaaggtTTAGAAAAGCACATAAGCTTGCCCAAGGTTTCTCAGCTtggaagtggtagagctgggcctCAGACCAGCCTGTCAGACTGCGGAGCTCACGCTGTCGTGTCCATCTGCTCTTGGGCCAGAGTGATGGTCAGGCAGGCAGCACGGGGCAGATTGTCAAAATGAGGGCCTGGGAAGCTGGGCTTTAAATTGGCTTCTGCCCACATTGTTTTGTCAGGTTACCGGTTACAGACTAGTTTCAAGAACAAGTGGTTCACTTCCCTCTGAATGTTAGTAAGTAGAGTTAGTGGTTCATTggatcaggagttggcaaacgATAGCCCATGGGCCAGATCTGGCttgttgcctgtttttataagtaaagttttatcggAACACAGCGAGGcctatttatgtattgtctatagcTGTTTTTGtgctataatggcagagttgagtagtttcaacAGACATCACCCACGAAGCCAAAAATAGTTTACCCtctggcccttgacagaaaaagtttgctgaccttgaCTTAGAGCGGtggtttaatattttacaaactttAGTTTGCATCATATTCCACAGCCCTATCTCAGAGATACAGGAAGTGGGGACCCTGAAGGGCCTAAAATCTTAAGTTTTTAAGACATACGTCAGGTGCTTTTGACTCCCCTTAAACTACACATACATTAAGAAACATCACCCAGTACatattattgagtgcttgctgtgaacctggcactgttctaggggcTGGTAATAGAATAGTGAGTAGTACAAAGTCCCTGCTGTCATAGAGTTTACATCCCAGGGGAGGGAGGTAATAAACTGAGAAGTAAGTATGCAGTTCGTCAAGTGGTGCTAAGTGCTAAGAAGTAAAGTTGTATAGGGAGTTGTGCAGACTGTGGGTGTGTGGTCTGGGAGGCTTTTCTCATAAGGTGAGATTTGAGCAGAGAGtagaagaaagtaaggaaatgtgaATATCTGAGGAAGACCTTTATGGCCTAAGGTGCACTAAGTGCACAGGCTGGGAGGCAAGAGCAGGTTTGGCATGTTTGAGGAAGAGCGAGGAGAGCAAGGACGCCTGTGCGACTGGAGGGAATTAAGTGGGAGGGTGATAGGAGATGAGGTCACCGACCTAGAGTATGGCCCCATTTAATGCACTTGAGGTAGTCTTTATTATTGCAGCGTGTGGCTTGTCGATTGCGGCCAGTGAAACCCAGGTTTGGATCCTGGCTCCACAACTGAACAGCCATATATATACCTTGGGaagttaatctctctgagcctcagcttctttatCTGTCAAAGGGACATATGTAATAGTATTGTCTCGTAGAGTGTTTGTAAGGATTGTTGTGTTTAGAGTACTCAGTGGTAAGAATTTGATTAATGATAGCCGTTAGTTATTATTAATgagctttctctctccaccacagTTGTGTTCTGGCAACAGATGTGGCAGCTCGGGGC from Balaenoptera acutorostrata unplaced genomic scaffold, mBalAcu1.1 scaffold_606, whole genome shotgun sequence includes the following:
- the LOC130706874 gene encoding LOW QUALITY PROTEIN: ATP-dependent RNA helicase DDX24-like (The sequence of the model RefSeq protein was modified relative to this genomic sequence to represent the inferred CDS: inserted 2 bases in 1 codon): MKLKEKKSRPEPPNYGRIQRKGIKVVGKWKQVKIDPNMFANGQMDDLVCFEELTDYQLVSSGEGSSSLFSKEEPKKRKSQAVSEGEEEGESTSSKKKMKLKKSRAVETEGSSAQKVFEGKDTEPGPQGDGTVCPDPEVGEMASESPAQTVPKKKNKKGKKKSEPPQGTTPKVPKRAKTWMPEMRDHKADVSAWKDLFVPKPVLRALSFLGFSAPTPVQALTLAPAIRDKLDILGAAETGSGKTLAFAIPMIHAVLQWQVKKKPIPALSNTGAPLGKTSNEAGVETGSPGRAGTESGALPXLRLEALPREAGAKARAPRSQARAKIGATVSDQVLPSCDDDDDDAGEGPSSLIRETPIPKQDENKEDRLDEEQTRKFKQELGGRIAHPRRPLLGLVLAPTRELAVQVKQHIDAVAKFTGIKTAILVGGMSTQKQQRMLNRQPEIVIATPGRLWELVKEKHPHLSNLRQLRCLVVDEADRMVEKGHFAELSKLLEMLSDSQYNPKRQTLVFSATLTLVHQAPARILHKKHAKKIDKTAKLDLLMQKIGMRGKPKVIDLTRKEATVETLTETKIHCETDEKDLYLHYFLMQYAGRTLVFANSISCIKRLSGLLKVLDIMPLTLHACMHQKQRLRNLEQFAHLEDCVLATDVAARGLDIPKVQHVIHYQVGTSGNL